In the Terriglobia bacterium genome, one interval contains:
- the ilvA gene encoding threonine ammonia-lyase encodes MPSQVSAAPEVSLAEFQAARKIVSSFAYHTPLLTSRLLSEHTGFDIRMKAEIFQKGGSYKVRGPLNKFSHLTEEQKKRGVICSSAGNHAQGVALAAGVYGIKAVVVMATNATQSKVDATRAYGAEVVQHGLIWDEANEKAKQLVQERGYTYIHPFDDLQLIAGQGTLGLEVYEDFPQIDVAVVPIGGGGLISGVSMALKAQNPKIKIIGVESSDGPGMKRSIEAGHVVTLDRIDCIIDGLRVKRVGENNFSIVQRFVDDIVTLPDKEIFDAMIWVMSRCKLVVEGAAAAPVAALLHGLIKAPSGSKVVAVLSGGNVNLDQLKGLKWN; translated from the coding sequence ATGCCCTCACAAGTTTCAGCCGCCCCGGAAGTTTCTCTTGCAGAGTTTCAAGCCGCCAGAAAAATCGTTTCGTCGTTTGCTTATCACACGCCGCTGCTTACGTCGCGGCTGCTGAGCGAGCACACCGGCTTTGACATCCGGATGAAGGCGGAGATATTCCAGAAAGGCGGATCGTACAAAGTCCGTGGGCCTCTGAACAAATTCAGCCACCTGACGGAGGAGCAGAAGAAGCGCGGGGTGATCTGCTCGTCGGCGGGCAACCACGCTCAGGGTGTGGCGCTGGCGGCGGGCGTATACGGGATAAAAGCTGTTGTGGTGATGGCCACCAACGCAACGCAATCCAAAGTCGACGCCACGCGGGCGTACGGCGCGGAAGTGGTGCAGCATGGCCTGATCTGGGACGAGGCCAATGAAAAAGCCAAGCAGCTAGTGCAGGAGCGCGGATACACCTACATCCATCCGTTTGACGATCTGCAACTGATCGCCGGACAGGGCACGCTGGGGCTGGAAGTGTATGAAGACTTTCCACAGATTGATGTGGCGGTGGTGCCGATTGGCGGCGGCGGGCTGATCTCCGGCGTGTCGATGGCGCTGAAGGCGCAAAACCCGAAGATCAAAATCATCGGTGTGGAATCGTCAGACGGGCCGGGCATGAAGCGGAGCATTGAAGCCGGGCACGTGGTTACGCTGGACAGGATTGACTGCATCATCGACGGGCTGCGGGTAAAGCGCGTGGGCGAGAATAATTTCTCCATTGTGCAGCGCTTTGTGGATGACATTGTGACGCTGCCGGACAAAGAGATTTTTGACGCGATGATCTGGGTCATGTCCCGCTGCAAGCTGGTAGTGGAAGGAGCAGCCGCTGCGCCGGTGGCTGCGCTGCTGCATGGGCTGATCAAAGCGCCTTCAGGATCAAAAGTGGTGGCCGTGCTGAGCGGTGGCAACGTGAATCTGGACCAGCTTAAAGGATTGAAGTGGAATTGA
- a CDS encoding DUF3999 domain-containing protein — protein MMKIVAALLAMFLAGPSISYFKYQRPVQAQPGGQRYIAVDEQTWKNARRDLGDLRLYNGQQEVPYALIVERGSRENDSKDVTVLQQSVVGGKTQFLIDMTGVAEYDHIDVKLLTKNFVAHARVEGQDDLHGKDWALLGESILYDLSKENLGANSVLRLPLSTYKYLRVTIDGPVKPADIIGASSEFRQEQKAVWRDVGGAPTVAEMPAGVARNDSSRRTGKATVLTFAVPENVPVNRVTFDIDAAQPNFRRSVQVEGDKDAYIGSGEIDRVHMVRQGQKIDTDDYDVSFSAVGHKEIKVTINNGDDPPLKIKSARLQQLEHRLYFDAPASGPLTLYYGDEKLDPPIYDYAKLFLLAKDAAPAHLGAEQANAAFTGRPDERPWTEKHPAVLWIAIVAAVLILGAIALRSMKTAVAA, from the coding sequence ATGATGAAGATAGTGGCGGCGTTGCTGGCGATGTTTCTTGCCGGGCCTTCTATTTCGTACTTCAAGTATCAGAGACCGGTGCAAGCGCAGCCGGGCGGGCAGCGATATATAGCAGTGGATGAACAGACGTGGAAGAATGCGCGGCGTGATCTGGGCGACTTGCGTCTGTACAACGGCCAGCAGGAAGTGCCTTATGCGCTGATAGTGGAGCGGGGCAGCCGCGAAAATGACAGTAAAGACGTGACCGTGCTGCAACAGTCTGTAGTGGGCGGCAAGACGCAGTTCCTGATAGATATGACAGGCGTTGCTGAGTACGACCACATTGATGTGAAGCTATTGACGAAGAACTTTGTGGCGCATGCCCGCGTGGAAGGCCAGGACGATCTGCATGGCAAGGATTGGGCTTTGCTGGGCGAATCCATTCTTTACGACCTGTCAAAAGAAAATCTGGGCGCGAACAGCGTTCTGCGGCTGCCGCTTTCCACATACAAATACTTGCGAGTCACTATTGACGGGCCAGTGAAGCCCGCGGACATTATTGGCGCAAGCTCAGAATTTCGCCAGGAGCAGAAAGCGGTGTGGCGCGATGTGGGCGGAGCGCCAACAGTGGCGGAGATGCCCGCAGGCGTGGCGCGCAATGATTCTTCACGTCGGACCGGCAAAGCTACGGTGCTAACGTTTGCCGTCCCGGAAAATGTTCCAGTGAACCGAGTGACTTTCGATATCGATGCGGCGCAGCCCAATTTCCGCCGCTCAGTGCAGGTGGAGGGCGACAAGGACGCTTACATCGGATCAGGAGAGATTGACCGCGTTCACATGGTGCGACAAGGCCAGAAAATTGATACAGACGATTATGACGTTAGCTTCTCCGCAGTGGGACACAAAGAGATCAAAGTCACAATCAATAATGGCGACGATCCGCCGCTGAAAATAAAAAGCGCGCGGCTGCAGCAATTGGAACATCGGCTCTACTTTGACGCGCCGGCATCCGGACCGCTAACGCTTTACTACGGCGACGAAAAATTGGATCCACCTATCTATGATTACGCGAAGCTTTTTCTGCTGGCGAAAGATGCGGCCCCGGCACACCTTGGAGCGGAGCAGGCCAATGCGGCATTTACGGGAAGGCCGGATGAACGTCCGTGGACAGAGAAGCACCCGGCAGTCTTGTGGATTGCGATTGTGGCCGCAGTACTGATCCTGGGCGCGATTGCCTTACGGTCAATGAAGACCGCGGTTGCCGCCTAG
- the hemW gene encoding radical SAM family heme chaperone HemW codes for MTLGIYISVPFCRSKCTYCNFASGVFSAAQMGRYVERVSEDMQWLRAHADELGATIPEMVDSIYLGGGTPSLLPPDELKKLFFTLRQEFKILPKAEVTVECAPGTLTDQIIHTLVTRGVNRVSLGVQSFVDQEAASVARLHTREKTLNDIERLRKAGISNINVDLIAGLPHQTRESWEYSLEQAIATGVPHVSVYMLEVDGDSRLGRELIAGGTKYHAHFVPDDDLTAEFYETACERLNAAGIAQYEISNFAREGFESRHNLKYWMRQPYLGFGVDAHSMLPAVSGQAESVRLATTDDYDRFFISADFKASAVSKEQALEESFFLGLRLNRGVDLERVREEFGAAVNKFGAAIDELVEEGLLIRSGENLRLTNRGRLLSNEVFGRFIGAEKSIVSQAKGPSDLLAR; via the coding sequence ATGACCTTAGGTATTTACATCTCGGTTCCGTTCTGCCGCTCAAAATGCACCTATTGCAACTTTGCCTCGGGCGTGTTTTCCGCCGCGCAGATGGGGCGGTATGTGGAACGGGTAAGCGAGGACATGCAGTGGCTGCGCGCGCATGCGGATGAGCTTGGCGCGACCATTCCAGAGATGGTCGATTCAATCTATCTGGGCGGCGGGACGCCGAGCCTGTTGCCGCCGGACGAGCTGAAGAAGCTTTTCTTTACTTTGCGACAGGAGTTCAAGATTCTTCCGAAGGCGGAAGTCACGGTCGAATGCGCGCCGGGAACGCTGACCGACCAAATTATCCATACACTGGTCACTCGCGGGGTAAATCGGGTGAGTCTGGGAGTGCAGTCTTTTGTCGATCAGGAAGCGGCTTCGGTGGCGCGGCTGCATACGCGCGAGAAAACGCTCAACGATATCGAGAGGCTGCGCAAGGCAGGAATCAGCAACATTAATGTTGATCTGATTGCCGGGCTCCCACACCAGACGCGCGAAAGTTGGGAATATTCTCTTGAGCAGGCGATTGCGACGGGCGTCCCGCATGTGAGCGTTTACATGCTTGAGGTGGACGGAGACTCGCGGCTGGGACGCGAGTTGATTGCCGGCGGAACAAAATACCACGCCCACTTTGTTCCTGACGATGACTTGACAGCTGAGTTTTATGAAACTGCGTGCGAGCGCTTGAATGCAGCGGGCATTGCGCAGTATGAGATTTCTAACTTCGCGCGTGAAGGGTTTGAGTCGCGGCACAACCTTAAATATTGGATGCGGCAACCGTATCTCGGCTTTGGCGTGGATGCGCATTCGATGCTGCCCGCTGTGAGTGGCCAAGCGGAAAGCGTTCGGCTGGCGACGACAGACGACTATGATCGTTTCTTTATATCGGCGGACTTCAAGGCATCAGCGGTGAGCAAGGAGCAGGCGCTGGAGGAAAGCTTCTTTCTGGGATTGCGGTTGAATCGCGGCGTCGACCTGGAACGTGTACGGGAGGAGTTTGGGGCAGCGGTCAACAAGTTTGGGGCAGCGATCGACGAACTGGTGGAAGAAGGTCTGTTAATTCGCAGTGGGGAAAATCTGCGATTGACGAACCGTGGACGCTTGCTATCGAATGAGGTGTTTGGAAGATTTATTGGAGCAGAGAAGTCGATTGTGAGCCAGGCAAAAGGTCCCTCCGACCTACTCGCGCGCTGA
- a CDS encoding low specificity L-threonine aldolase: MKRAIDLRSDTVTQPTAEMRRAMAEAEVADDVYGEDPTMNRLHERAAQIFQKEAAIFVPSGTMGNQVAIRCHTQHGQEIICEERAHFINLESATVAAFSGCQPRTIYGEDGVITWAQIKKRIAPPAYYRAQTGLIELENTGSLTGGTVFPQDVADEICDGAHEMGLPVHLDGARIFNAATAMKKSVADIARKFDSVMFCLSKGLCAPVGSMLVGSKAFIDKARVFRKAMGGGMRQSGVLGAAGLIALEKMPARLQEDHDNARLLAEGLAEIKGIKIDAKKVRTNILVFSIVGTGMDTTEFSRKLGEKKVLAAGIDHEQMRFVTHNDVSREDCGKVLEAVRGICRK; encoded by the coding sequence ATGAAACGCGCTATCGATCTGCGCAGTGATACCGTCACGCAGCCCACAGCGGAGATGCGCCGCGCCATGGCCGAGGCCGAGGTGGCGGACGACGTTTACGGTGAAGATCCAACCATGAACCGTCTGCACGAGCGAGCGGCCCAGATCTTCCAGAAAGAAGCCGCGATTTTTGTGCCTTCGGGGACCATGGGCAACCAGGTGGCGATTCGCTGCCACACGCAGCATGGGCAGGAAATTATCTGCGAGGAGCGCGCGCACTTCATCAACCTGGAATCGGCAACGGTGGCGGCGTTTTCCGGCTGCCAGCCGCGGACGATCTATGGCGAAGATGGCGTGATCACCTGGGCGCAGATCAAGAAGAGAATTGCGCCGCCGGCGTACTATCGCGCGCAGACCGGATTGATTGAGCTGGAGAACACGGGCAGCCTGACGGGCGGGACGGTTTTCCCCCAAGACGTGGCCGATGAGATCTGCGATGGCGCTCACGAGATGGGATTGCCGGTGCATCTGGATGGCGCCCGCATCTTTAATGCGGCAACGGCGATGAAGAAATCGGTGGCGGACATCGCGCGCAAGTTCGATTCGGTGATGTTCTGCCTGTCCAAAGGGCTGTGCGCGCCAGTGGGCTCGATGCTGGTGGGAAGCAAGGCGTTTATCGACAAAGCACGCGTTTTCCGCAAAGCCATGGGCGGCGGCATGCGGCAATCCGGTGTCTTGGGCGCGGCCGGGTTGATAGCGCTGGAGAAGATGCCGGCGCGCTTACAGGAAGACCATGACAATGCGCGTCTGCTCGCCGAAGGGCTGGCGGAGATCAAGGGAATCAAGATTGACGCGAAGAAGGTGCGGACGAATATTCTTGTGTTCAGTATCGTGGGCACGGGCATGGACACCACCGAGTTCAGCCGCAAATTAGGCGAGAAAAAAGTTTTGGCGGCGGGGATCGATCACGAGCAGATGCGGTTTGTGACACACAATGACGTGAGCCGGGAAGATTGCGGGAAGGTGTTGGAGGCGGTGAGAGGGATTTGCAGGAAGTGA
- a CDS encoding DUF2339 domain-containing protein, translated as MANPQDELEALRAQVASLTARVHRLERSTGIEPQFSGTAATPPPPITRPPAEEARIRVLREEAERGPVPPPPPMPHIPPRPEIAAPKFAQTPQRSSEDLEGTIGKLWLNRIGIIAILIGVAYFLKYAFDNGWIGPAGRVAIGLIAGTGVLVWSESFRRKGSAAFSYSLKAVGIGILYLSLWAASQYFHLVPASVAFVAMILVTASTITLAIAQDAEILAVYAMIGGFSTPALVSTGENHEIILFSYVLLLDVAILAMVTFKPWRRIVWGAMLGTGVMYIGWAAQFYDSTERTVTVLFASAFFAVFALVPLFTPLTRSRWHPGMSITLALLPLVNGGAYFLALFVMYNRETVTLTWYALALAAVYLLLSSQFKRRVDGEPDVVKTVNLLHVAVAIAFITVAVPLKLDAHWITIGWLIESAVLLFVGVKADTHFLRIFAGCTLALGVCRLLFIDDFSTQTLVFNTRFATFLVAIAVMAGIVIAGKRLASEREQPFIMLAGIALNVLALIALTREANDYFTRHIAETYLQRDMYEAATQLGIARDFSFSAIWIVYGAALMIIGFWKRSAFIRWQAMVLLAVTIGKVFLYDSRALQQVYRILSFIALGVLLMAVSYAYHRDWFKLSPKKSGGSTEQETSA; from the coding sequence ATGGCCAATCCACAAGATGAACTGGAGGCCCTGCGGGCGCAGGTAGCGTCTTTGACTGCGCGCGTTCACCGGTTGGAGCGATCGACCGGGATTGAACCTCAATTTTCAGGTACAGCGGCCACGCCGCCACCACCAATCACCAGACCTCCTGCTGAGGAAGCGCGGATCAGAGTCTTACGCGAAGAGGCTGAGCGTGGTCCAGTTCCTCCTCCGCCGCCCATGCCGCATATTCCGCCAAGGCCAGAGATAGCGGCGCCGAAGTTTGCGCAGACGCCGCAACGCTCGTCAGAAGACCTGGAAGGCACAATTGGCAAGCTGTGGCTGAACCGGATTGGGATTATCGCGATTCTTATTGGCGTTGCTTATTTCCTGAAGTATGCATTTGATAACGGCTGGATTGGTCCTGCTGGCCGGGTGGCGATTGGCCTGATAGCGGGCACTGGTGTGCTGGTGTGGAGCGAGAGCTTCCGCAGGAAAGGAAGCGCGGCGTTTTCTTACTCGCTCAAGGCTGTCGGCATCGGCATTCTTTATTTGTCGTTATGGGCGGCGTCGCAATATTTCCACCTGGTTCCCGCGTCAGTGGCATTCGTCGCCATGATCCTGGTGACCGCTTCCACCATTACGCTGGCGATCGCGCAGGACGCGGAGATACTAGCCGTTTACGCGATGATTGGCGGCTTCAGCACGCCCGCACTGGTTTCCACCGGAGAGAACCACGAGATCATCCTGTTCTCTTATGTGCTGCTGCTTGATGTGGCAATCCTGGCGATGGTGACTTTCAAGCCCTGGCGCCGGATCGTATGGGGCGCGATGCTGGGAACCGGGGTGATGTATATCGGCTGGGCGGCGCAATTTTATGATTCGACAGAACGCACGGTAACGGTTTTATTTGCCTCGGCATTCTTTGCCGTCTTTGCACTGGTGCCGTTGTTTACGCCGCTTACGCGCTCACGCTGGCATCCAGGCATGTCCATTACGCTGGCGCTATTGCCGCTGGTGAATGGCGGAGCATATTTTCTGGCGTTATTCGTGATGTATAACCGTGAAACAGTCACCCTCACCTGGTATGCGCTGGCGCTGGCTGCCGTGTATCTGCTGCTGAGCAGCCAGTTCAAACGCCGTGTGGACGGTGAGCCCGACGTGGTAAAGACGGTCAACCTTCTGCACGTGGCGGTGGCGATTGCCTTTATCACGGTTGCCGTTCCGCTCAAACTGGACGCGCACTGGATCACGATTGGCTGGCTGATTGAATCTGCCGTGCTGCTGTTTGTAGGCGTTAAAGCGGACACGCACTTTCTGCGCATTTTTGCCGGATGCACCCTGGCGCTGGGCGTGTGCAGGCTGTTGTTCATCGACGACTTCTCCACGCAGACGTTGGTCTTTAATACCCGGTTTGCCACTTTCCTGGTAGCGATTGCCGTAATGGCCGGCATAGTAATTGCCGGAAAGAGGTTAGCTTCTGAGAGGGAGCAGCCTTTCATCATGCTGGCCGGGATTGCGCTCAACGTGCTAGCGCTGATCGCGCTGACGCGGGAGGCCAATGACTACTTTACCCGTCACATTGCTGAGACATACCTGCAGCGCGATATGTATGAGGCCGCAACACAACTGGGGATTGCGCGCGATTTCAGCTTCTCCGCCATATGGATTGTCTATGGCGCGGCGCTGATGATCATCGGCTTCTGGAAGCGCTCAGCATTCATCCGCTGGCAGGCTATGGTGCTGCTGGCCGTGACCATCGGAAAAGTTTTTCTGTATGACTCGCGAGCGCTGCAGCAGGTTTACCGCATTCTGAGTTTCATTGCACTGGGCGTGCTGCTAATGGCTGTTTCGTATGCGTACCATCGCGACTGGTTCAAGTTATCGCCCAAGAAAAGTGGTGGCAGCACGGAGCAGGAGACATCCGCATGA
- a CDS encoding nuclear transport factor 2 family protein, with the protein MIARRFAERFAAEWIAAWNSHDLDRVLSHYADDFEMSSPYIAQVAGEPSGKLKGKKAVGAYWTSALKGIPDLHFELVSTLLGTTSITLYYKGHRGMVAEVFIFGPDEKVAAAFAHYAG; encoded by the coding sequence ATGATCGCCAGGAGGTTTGCGGAACGCTTTGCAGCCGAGTGGATTGCTGCCTGGAACAGCCATGATCTTGACCGCGTGCTCTCGCACTATGCTGACGATTTTGAGATGAGTTCTCCGTACATCGCCCAGGTTGCTGGTGAACCCTCAGGAAAACTGAAAGGCAAGAAGGCCGTCGGCGCTTACTGGACAAGCGCTCTCAAGGGTATTCCCGATCTGCACTTTGAGCTTGTTTCAACGCTGCTGGGGACCACTAGCATCACCCTTTATTACAAGGGCCATCGAGGCATGGTCGCTGAGGTATTCATTTTTGGCCCTGACGAGAAAGTGGCCGCGGCATTTGCGCACTACGCTGGCTAA
- a CDS encoding PilZ domain-containing protein has protein sequence MAVEYKEKRRFPRFVCDTGVRVHPEISQAGYWGTVGDISLGGCYIFTFSPLPAGQVVTLDIKAGDKEIHVAGKTVSSHPGVGMGVAFNGFTAEDSEERLKGYVQNLASQPKKESMAVFH, from the coding sequence ATGGCAGTTGAATACAAAGAAAAACGAAGGTTCCCCCGTTTCGTCTGTGACACCGGCGTGCGTGTTCATCCTGAAATCAGCCAGGCCGGATATTGGGGCACCGTGGGCGACATCTCGCTGGGCGGCTGTTACATATTTACTTTTTCGCCACTACCCGCCGGTCAGGTAGTCACGCTTGACATCAAGGCTGGCGACAAGGAAATTCATGTTGCCGGCAAAACCGTCAGCTCGCATCCCGGCGTGGGTATGGGAGTCGCCTTTAACGGATTCACGGCGGAAGATTCTGAAGAACGGTTAAAAGGCTATGTTCAGAATCTGGCAAGCCAGCCGAAGAAAGAATCGATGGCTGTCTTCCACTAG
- a CDS encoding DNA translocase FtsK, protein MKYFLRAFTPTKNRRLNELVGFLLFVSATLLFLALASYSPLDPSLNTAGSLSSGSAHNWIGLFGAMVSDLLLQSIGIFVFAAPVMIALLGARWFKSRPVASAGAKALGAAILLIFTPALLALLPWHLRWMHAVAIEGLLGRIVGDVLLHYFNTVGAYIVCGAVVAVAMYLSTAFSFVNMQIWLNTRFAFVLAVWQRFQDWRAARAKATAQKKAEKEAAKAAALRNANERGVIVSPAQLARRRAATDAAAQPVKTGIERTFEDEEPLAADAAMQAAFAEAVESAAGNAGAGSSAGSMGAAGTSSAGVAGEAEPAIHAREDLSGKRKTVLPKIAAGGYKLPPSSLLHRGEDQQAINEAEVKALAEVLTEKCAEFSVGGAVTQINPGPVVTTYEFKPDAGVKYSRITSLSDDLCLALRAESILIERMPGKSTVGIQVPNHNRETIWLREVVESQEFLGTKSKLTLAMGKDINGRIITADLATMPHLLIAGSTGSGKSVAINAMIMSILYKSTPEQVRLILVDPKRLELGIYEGVPHLYVPIITEPKLAANALRNAVREMERRLKVLAAKGVRNLEQYNKLFESDTPSLFEDESDEKPLPQIVIIIDELADLMMLDQSNVEESITRLAQMARAVGIHLVLATQRPSVDVITGLIKANFPSRISFRVATKIDSRTILDANGAESLLGKGDMLYLPSGSARVHRLHAPYTSEKETHAVVEFWRAQAQAHYEQKFLEAPKEEREAVAGSAADGASGDDGEGEHDELYQDAVRLVIEFGKASTSLLQRRLRIGYGRAAHLIDLMQNDGIVGPADGPKPREVLKKPDWLSEVEEALR, encoded by the coding sequence GGATCGCTGAGCTCAGGGTCCGCGCACAACTGGATTGGCCTGTTTGGCGCCATGGTGAGCGATTTGCTGTTGCAGTCGATAGGCATATTTGTGTTTGCCGCGCCGGTGATGATTGCCCTGCTGGGCGCGCGCTGGTTTAAGTCCAGGCCGGTGGCTAGCGCGGGAGCGAAGGCGCTGGGCGCTGCGATTTTGCTGATCTTTACTCCGGCGCTGCTGGCGCTGCTGCCGTGGCACCTGCGCTGGATGCATGCCGTGGCCATTGAAGGCCTGCTGGGCCGCATTGTGGGCGATGTGCTGCTCCACTACTTCAATACCGTGGGCGCATATATAGTTTGCGGGGCCGTGGTGGCGGTGGCCATGTATCTATCTACCGCTTTCTCATTTGTGAACATGCAGATCTGGCTGAATACTCGCTTTGCCTTTGTGCTGGCGGTGTGGCAGCGCTTCCAGGATTGGCGCGCGGCCCGCGCGAAAGCTACGGCACAAAAGAAAGCTGAGAAAGAAGCTGCTAAAGCGGCTGCGCTGCGCAATGCGAATGAGCGCGGAGTGATAGTGAGCCCGGCGCAGTTGGCGCGGAGACGCGCAGCGACTGACGCCGCTGCTCAGCCGGTGAAGACAGGCATTGAGCGGACGTTTGAAGATGAAGAGCCTTTAGCGGCTGATGCTGCGATGCAGGCAGCTTTTGCTGAGGCCGTGGAGTCGGCTGCGGGGAATGCTGGTGCAGGTTCTAGTGCAGGTTCGATGGGCGCGGCTGGGACTTCTTCGGCTGGGGTTGCAGGTGAAGCAGAGCCGGCGATCCATGCGCGCGAAGACCTTTCAGGAAAACGCAAGACCGTGTTGCCGAAGATTGCTGCCGGAGGCTACAAGCTTCCGCCGAGTTCACTTTTGCATCGTGGCGAAGACCAGCAGGCCATAAATGAAGCGGAAGTCAAAGCGTTGGCGGAAGTCCTGACGGAAAAGTGCGCAGAATTTTCAGTAGGCGGCGCGGTGACGCAGATCAATCCCGGCCCGGTGGTGACGACCTACGAATTCAAGCCCGATGCAGGCGTGAAATATAGCCGCATCACTTCGCTGTCTGACGATCTTTGCCTGGCGCTGCGCGCAGAAAGCATTTTGATTGAGCGCATGCCGGGAAAATCGACAGTCGGGATACAGGTGCCGAACCATAATCGCGAAACAATCTGGCTGCGCGAAGTGGTGGAGTCACAGGAATTCCTGGGGACGAAATCGAAGCTCACGCTGGCGATGGGTAAGGACATCAACGGCCGTATTATCACCGCGGACCTGGCGACGATGCCGCATCTGTTGATTGCGGGATCGACAGGCTCAGGAAAATCTGTGGCGATCAACGCGATGATCATGTCGATTTTGTATAAATCGACGCCGGAGCAGGTGAGGCTGATATTGGTCGACCCGAAGCGGCTGGAGCTGGGAATTTATGAAGGCGTGCCGCATTTGTACGTCCCGATTATTACGGAGCCGAAGCTGGCGGCGAACGCGTTGCGCAATGCGGTGCGTGAAATGGAGCGTCGGTTGAAAGTGCTGGCGGCCAAAGGCGTGCGCAATCTGGAGCAGTACAACAAACTGTTTGAAAGCGATACGCCCAGCCTATTTGAAGATGAAAGCGATGAGAAGCCACTGCCGCAGATCGTAATCATAATTGACGAATTGGCTGATCTCATGATGCTTGATCAGTCCAACGTCGAGGAATCGATTACGCGATTGGCGCAAATGGCCAGGGCCGTCGGAATTCACCTTGTGCTGGCGACGCAAAGACCGTCAGTGGACGTGATAACCGGCTTGATCAAGGCGAATTTTCCGTCGCGCATTTCTTTCCGCGTGGCCACGAAGATCGATTCCCGCACGATTCTTGACGCGAACGGCGCGGAATCGCTGCTGGGCAAAGGCGACATGCTGTATCTGCCGTCAGGATCAGCGAGGGTGCACAGGCTGCACGCGCCGTACACGTCAGAAAAAGAGACGCATGCCGTGGTCGAGTTCTGGCGCGCGCAGGCACAAGCGCATTACGAGCAGAAGTTCCTTGAGGCTCCGAAAGAAGAACGAGAGGCAGTGGCTGGATCGGCCGCGGATGGCGCGTCCGGCGACGATGGCGAAGGCGAGCACGACGAGCTTTATCAGGACGCCGTGCGCCTGGTGATTGAGTTCGGCAAAGCTTCCACTTCGCTGCTGCAACGCCGGCTGCGAATCGGTTACGGCCGCGCCGCACACTTGATAGACCTTATGCAAAATGACGGAATTGTGGGACCGGCGGACGGCCCAAAACCGCGCGAAGTTTTAAAGAAACCAGATTGGCTCAGTGAAGTTGAAGAAGCGCTGCGGTAG
- a CDS encoding NmrA family NAD(P)-binding protein, giving the protein MYVVTGATGNTGHVVASRLLDQKKTVRVIGRSKERLQSLVDRGAEAFVADLSDQAALTKAFTGAEGVYAMIPPSATSQDFRGDQRRASDAIAGALERAGVKHAVSLSSVGADKQAGTGPVAGLHEFEEILNRIAGLNVVHLRAGYFMENTLGQVGAIGAMGKTAGPLSGDLKLPMIATRDIGSAAAELLNALDFSGKQTRELLGQRDLSMDEATTIIGKAIEKPDLKYVQVPGEQMQPLFIQMGMSPNVASLILEMAEALNSGHMRALEQRSARNTTTTSFETFVKEEFVPLYRAQTKAA; this is encoded by the coding sequence ATGTACGTTGTAACGGGAGCAACCGGCAATACAGGGCATGTGGTCGCAAGCCGCTTGCTGGACCAGAAGAAAACAGTTCGGGTGATCGGAAGAAGCAAGGAGCGCCTGCAATCGCTGGTTGATCGCGGGGCCGAGGCGTTTGTGGCCGACCTGAGCGACCAGGCCGCTCTTACCAAGGCATTCACTGGCGCGGAAGGCGTGTACGCCATGATCCCGCCAAGCGCGACCAGCCAGGACTTTCGCGGCGATCAACGCCGGGCGAGCGATGCAATTGCTGGCGCTCTGGAACGCGCGGGAGTAAAGCACGCCGTATCGCTCAGCAGCGTTGGCGCGGACAAACAGGCCGGCACCGGACCAGTAGCCGGATTGCATGAGTTTGAAGAGATCCTGAACCGGATTGCGGGATTAAACGTGGTCCACCTGCGCGCGGGATACTTCATGGAGAACACGCTGGGCCAGGTGGGCGCGATCGGCGCGATGGGCAAAACCGCAGGGCCGCTGAGCGGTGATCTTAAGCTGCCCATGATCGCGACCAGGGACATTGGAAGCGCCGCGGCCGAATTGCTGAACGCCCTTGATTTCAGCGGTAAGCAGACGCGCGAACTACTGGGCCAGCGCGATCTCAGCATGGATGAAGCGACCACGATCATCGGCAAGGCAATCGAAAAGCCTGATCTCAAGTATGTCCAAGTGCCGGGTGAGCAGATGCAGCCCCTCTTCATTCAAATGGGCATGTCGCCGAACGTGGCAAGCCTGATTCTGGAGATGGCGGAGGCCTTGAACTCCGGACATATGCGCGCGCTGGAACAACGATCCGCCAGGAACACGACAACTACATCGTTTGAAACATTCGTGAAAGAAGAGTTTGTGCCCTTATATCGAGCGCAGACGAAGGCAGCTTAG